One part of the Scatophagus argus isolate fScaArg1 chromosome 12, fScaArg1.pri, whole genome shotgun sequence genome encodes these proteins:
- the LOC124068592 gene encoding transmembrane protein 144-like isoform X3: MQHLAESQSLALQTHTASFVIFITVNQRFHRKQIFIFSMLQAKYTLLLLFVATLLTVSCQSREHEAEQGTKSGENATASKLETFDFAFNSTNMTHFVYGISANMVAVLLYGSNFVPVKRIETGDGMFFQWINCAAIWVVSMIGDLMLQSPKFYPFAMLGGVIWATGNITAVPIVKAIGLGLGILIWGSSSLLMGWASSRFGWFGITAQDVSRPILNYCGAGLCLLSGLIFFFVRTDVELHPNSESIPLLIDRRTHSGSYGPSSSEFWIDVIGPKTRRFIGCLLAVMSGLLYGSSFIPILYIKNHSSCHDSIFHGASVYGLLSGLMWALATYCWFLANNYLSAVITFPIVSAGYGLVAALWGSLVFKEIKALYPELTFGGSVLQEWPSCFLVGPQGKFAVKPCICC; this comes from the exons ATGCAGCACCTGGCTGAGAGTCAGTCCTTagcactgcagacacacacggcctcttttgtgatttttatcaCTGTGAATCAGCgctttcacagaaaacaaatcttcaTTTTTAGCATGCTTCAGGCAAAATACAcgcttttgcttttatttgttgccACATTATTGACGGTGAGCTGTCAGAGCAGGGAACATGAAGCTGAACAAG gTACTAAAAGTGGTGAAAATGCCACAGCTAGCAAACTGGAAACATTTGATTTCGCCTTTAACTCGACCAATATGACTCATTTCGTCTATGGGATTTCTGCAAATATGGTTGCTGTGCTGTTGTATGGAAGCAACTTTGTGCCTGTGAAAAGGATTGAGACAGGAGATG GTATGTTTTTTCAGTGGATAAACTGTGCAGCAATATGGGTTGTATCTATGATTGGAGACTTGATGCTTCAATCGCCCAAATTCTACCCTTTTGCAATGCTTGGAGGCGTCATCTGGGCTACAG GAAATATTACAGCTGTTCCAATTGTTAAAGCGATTGGCCTTGGTCTTGGGATTTTAATCTGGGGATCCTCTAGTTTGTTGATGGGCTGGGCCAGTTCCAG GTTTGGCTGGTTTGGAATTACTGCTCAGGATGTTTCCAGGCCGATATTAAATTATTGCGGCGCTGGGTTGTGTCTGCTCAG tGGCctgatctttttctttgtgagaACAGACGTGGAACTGCATCCTAACTCAGAATCGATTCCATTACTTATTGACAGA agAACGCATTCAGGCAGCTATGGACCAAGTTCCTCAGAGTTCTGGATAGATGTCATTGGGCCAAAGACCAGGCGGTTCAT AGGCTGTCTGCTTGCTGTCATGTCTGGCCTGCTGTACGGGTCCTCCTTCATACCCATCCTCTACATTAAGAACCATTCATCGTGCCATGACAGCATATTTCATGGAGCCAGCGTCTATG GTCTATTGTCTGGATTGATGTGGGCATTGGCCACGTACTGCTGGTTCCTAGCCAATAACTACCTGAGTGCTGTCATTACATTTCCTATTGTCAGTGCA gGATACGGTCTGGTTGCGGCACTGTGGGGGTCCTTGGTGTTCAAGGAGATTAAG GCATTGTACCCTGAGCTAACATTTGGTGGCAGTGTCCTACAGGAATGGCCATCATGCTTTCTGGTTGGTCCACAGGGGAAGTTTGCTGTTAAGCCAtgtatttgttgttga
- the LOC124068592 gene encoding transmembrane protein 144-like isoform X1 has protein sequence MQHLAESQSLALQTHTASFVIFITVNQRFHRKQIFIFSMLQAKYTLLLLFVATLLTVSCQSREHEAEQGTKSGENATASKLETFDFAFNSTNMTHFVYGISANMVAVLLYGSNFVPVKRIETGDGMFFQWINCAAIWVVSMIGDLMLQSPKFYPFAMLGGVIWATGNITAVPIVKAIGLGLGILIWGSSSLLMGWASSRFGWFGITAQDVSRPILNYCGAGLCLLSGLIFFFVRTDVELHPNSESIPLLIDRRTHSGSYGPSSSEFWIDVIGPKTRRFIGCLLAVMSGLLYGSSFIPILYIKNHSSCHDSIFHGASVYDLDYVHAQCSGIFVASTVYFAIYCAAMNNRPRVYSRAVLPGLLSGLMWALATYCWFLANNYLSAVITFPIVSAGYGLVAALWGSLVFKEIKALYPELTFGGSVLQEWPSCFLVGPQGKFAVKPCICC, from the exons ATGCAGCACCTGGCTGAGAGTCAGTCCTTagcactgcagacacacacggcctcttttgtgatttttatcaCTGTGAATCAGCgctttcacagaaaacaaatcttcaTTTTTAGCATGCTTCAGGCAAAATACAcgcttttgcttttatttgttgccACATTATTGACGGTGAGCTGTCAGAGCAGGGAACATGAAGCTGAACAAG gTACTAAAAGTGGTGAAAATGCCACAGCTAGCAAACTGGAAACATTTGATTTCGCCTTTAACTCGACCAATATGACTCATTTCGTCTATGGGATTTCTGCAAATATGGTTGCTGTGCTGTTGTATGGAAGCAACTTTGTGCCTGTGAAAAGGATTGAGACAGGAGATG GTATGTTTTTTCAGTGGATAAACTGTGCAGCAATATGGGTTGTATCTATGATTGGAGACTTGATGCTTCAATCGCCCAAATTCTACCCTTTTGCAATGCTTGGAGGCGTCATCTGGGCTACAG GAAATATTACAGCTGTTCCAATTGTTAAAGCGATTGGCCTTGGTCTTGGGATTTTAATCTGGGGATCCTCTAGTTTGTTGATGGGCTGGGCCAGTTCCAG GTTTGGCTGGTTTGGAATTACTGCTCAGGATGTTTCCAGGCCGATATTAAATTATTGCGGCGCTGGGTTGTGTCTGCTCAG tGGCctgatctttttctttgtgagaACAGACGTGGAACTGCATCCTAACTCAGAATCGATTCCATTACTTATTGACAGA agAACGCATTCAGGCAGCTATGGACCAAGTTCCTCAGAGTTCTGGATAGATGTCATTGGGCCAAAGACCAGGCGGTTCAT AGGCTGTCTGCTTGCTGTCATGTCTGGCCTGCTGTACGGGTCCTCCTTCATACCCATCCTCTACATTAAGAACCATTCATCGTGCCATGACAGCATATTTCATGGAGCCAGCGTCTATG ACCTGGACTATGTTCACGCACAGTGTTCTGGCATTTTTGTTGCAAGCACAGTGTACTTTGCCATCTACTGTGCTGCCATGAATAACAGGCCCAGGGTCTACTCCAGAGCTGTCCTACCAG GTCTATTGTCTGGATTGATGTGGGCATTGGCCACGTACTGCTGGTTCCTAGCCAATAACTACCTGAGTGCTGTCATTACATTTCCTATTGTCAGTGCA gGATACGGTCTGGTTGCGGCACTGTGGGGGTCCTTGGTGTTCAAGGAGATTAAG GCATTGTACCCTGAGCTAACATTTGGTGGCAGTGTCCTACAGGAATGGCCATCATGCTTTCTGGTTGGTCCACAGGGGAAGTTTGCTGTTAAGCCAtgtatttgttgttga
- the LOC124068592 gene encoding transmembrane protein 144-like isoform X2 — protein MQHLAESQSLALQTHTASFVIFITVNQRFHRKQIFIFSMLQAKYTLLLLFVATLLTVSCQSREHEAEQGTKSGENATASKLETFDFAFNSTNMTHFVYGISANMVAVLLYGSNFVPVKRIETGDGMFFQWINCAAIWVVSMIGDLMLQSPKFYPFAMLGGVIWATGNITAVPIVKAIGLGLGILIWGSSSLLMGWASSRFGWFGITAQDVSRPILNYCGAGLCLLSGLIFFFVRTDVELHPNSESIPLLIDRRTHSGSYGPSSSEFWIDVIGPKTRRFIGCLLAVMSGLLYGSSFIPILYIKNHSSCHDSIFHGASVYDLDYVHAQCSGIFVASTVYFAIYCAAMNNRPRVYSRAVLPGLLSGLMWALATYCWFLANNYLSAVITFPIVSAGYGLVAALWGSLVFKEIKGLANCFIFFIASCVVLTGSLLTAISKL, from the exons ATGCAGCACCTGGCTGAGAGTCAGTCCTTagcactgcagacacacacggcctcttttgtgatttttatcaCTGTGAATCAGCgctttcacagaaaacaaatcttcaTTTTTAGCATGCTTCAGGCAAAATACAcgcttttgcttttatttgttgccACATTATTGACGGTGAGCTGTCAGAGCAGGGAACATGAAGCTGAACAAG gTACTAAAAGTGGTGAAAATGCCACAGCTAGCAAACTGGAAACATTTGATTTCGCCTTTAACTCGACCAATATGACTCATTTCGTCTATGGGATTTCTGCAAATATGGTTGCTGTGCTGTTGTATGGAAGCAACTTTGTGCCTGTGAAAAGGATTGAGACAGGAGATG GTATGTTTTTTCAGTGGATAAACTGTGCAGCAATATGGGTTGTATCTATGATTGGAGACTTGATGCTTCAATCGCCCAAATTCTACCCTTTTGCAATGCTTGGAGGCGTCATCTGGGCTACAG GAAATATTACAGCTGTTCCAATTGTTAAAGCGATTGGCCTTGGTCTTGGGATTTTAATCTGGGGATCCTCTAGTTTGTTGATGGGCTGGGCCAGTTCCAG GTTTGGCTGGTTTGGAATTACTGCTCAGGATGTTTCCAGGCCGATATTAAATTATTGCGGCGCTGGGTTGTGTCTGCTCAG tGGCctgatctttttctttgtgagaACAGACGTGGAACTGCATCCTAACTCAGAATCGATTCCATTACTTATTGACAGA agAACGCATTCAGGCAGCTATGGACCAAGTTCCTCAGAGTTCTGGATAGATGTCATTGGGCCAAAGACCAGGCGGTTCAT AGGCTGTCTGCTTGCTGTCATGTCTGGCCTGCTGTACGGGTCCTCCTTCATACCCATCCTCTACATTAAGAACCATTCATCGTGCCATGACAGCATATTTCATGGAGCCAGCGTCTATG ACCTGGACTATGTTCACGCACAGTGTTCTGGCATTTTTGTTGCAAGCACAGTGTACTTTGCCATCTACTGTGCTGCCATGAATAACAGGCCCAGGGTCTACTCCAGAGCTGTCCTACCAG GTCTATTGTCTGGATTGATGTGGGCATTGGCCACGTACTGCTGGTTCCTAGCCAATAACTACCTGAGTGCTGTCATTACATTTCCTATTGTCAGTGCA gGATACGGTCTGGTTGCGGCACTGTGGGGGTCCTTGGTGTTCAAGGAGATTAAG GGGTTAGCCAACTGCTTCATCTTCTTCATAGCCTCCTGTGTTGTGCTGACTGGCTCCTTGCTGACCGCCATTTCAAAGCTCTAA
- the LOC124068592 gene encoding transmembrane protein 144-like isoform X4, which yields MTHFVYGISANMVAVLLYGSNFVPVKRIETGDGMFFQWINCAAIWVVSMIGDLMLQSPKFYPFAMLGGVIWATGNITAVPIVKAIGLGLGILIWGSSSLLMGWASSRFGWFGITAQDVSRPILNYCGAGLCLLSGLIFFFVRTDVELHPNSESIPLLIDRRTHSGSYGPSSSEFWIDVIGPKTRRFIGCLLAVMSGLLYGSSFIPILYIKNHSSCHDSIFHGASVYDLDYVHAQCSGIFVASTVYFAIYCAAMNNRPRVYSRAVLPGLLSGLMWALATYCWFLANNYLSAVITFPIVSAGYGLVAALWGSLVFKEIKALYPELTFGGSVLQEWPSCFLVGPQGKFAVKPCICC from the exons ATGACTCATTTCGTCTATGGGATTTCTGCAAATATGGTTGCTGTGCTGTTGTATGGAAGCAACTTTGTGCCTGTGAAAAGGATTGAGACAGGAGATG GTATGTTTTTTCAGTGGATAAACTGTGCAGCAATATGGGTTGTATCTATGATTGGAGACTTGATGCTTCAATCGCCCAAATTCTACCCTTTTGCAATGCTTGGAGGCGTCATCTGGGCTACAG GAAATATTACAGCTGTTCCAATTGTTAAAGCGATTGGCCTTGGTCTTGGGATTTTAATCTGGGGATCCTCTAGTTTGTTGATGGGCTGGGCCAGTTCCAG GTTTGGCTGGTTTGGAATTACTGCTCAGGATGTTTCCAGGCCGATATTAAATTATTGCGGCGCTGGGTTGTGTCTGCTCAG tGGCctgatctttttctttgtgagaACAGACGTGGAACTGCATCCTAACTCAGAATCGATTCCATTACTTATTGACAGA agAACGCATTCAGGCAGCTATGGACCAAGTTCCTCAGAGTTCTGGATAGATGTCATTGGGCCAAAGACCAGGCGGTTCAT AGGCTGTCTGCTTGCTGTCATGTCTGGCCTGCTGTACGGGTCCTCCTTCATACCCATCCTCTACATTAAGAACCATTCATCGTGCCATGACAGCATATTTCATGGAGCCAGCGTCTATG ACCTGGACTATGTTCACGCACAGTGTTCTGGCATTTTTGTTGCAAGCACAGTGTACTTTGCCATCTACTGTGCTGCCATGAATAACAGGCCCAGGGTCTACTCCAGAGCTGTCCTACCAG GTCTATTGTCTGGATTGATGTGGGCATTGGCCACGTACTGCTGGTTCCTAGCCAATAACTACCTGAGTGCTGTCATTACATTTCCTATTGTCAGTGCA gGATACGGTCTGGTTGCGGCACTGTGGGGGTCCTTGGTGTTCAAGGAGATTAAG GCATTGTACCCTGAGCTAACATTTGGTGGCAGTGTCCTACAGGAATGGCCATCATGCTTTCTGGTTGGTCCACAGGGGAAGTTTGCTGTTAAGCCAtgtatttgttgttga